A region of the Planktothrix tepida PCC 9214 genome:
AACACTAGACGTGAACCCGGAATTGCTGCCCTCCTGCCATGATTCTGTTAATCCTAAACTGGAATTCGACGTTGCGAACGCCACGGGAGCAAAAGCCGGAAGAACCAAAGAAAACAGGCCAGCAATAATAGCAGTTCTGATACCCATGACCCTTACCCTATTTCTATAAAGTTTGATTGTACTCAAATTCTAGTTTCTGAATTGGATTCTATCATCAGGAGGCGGATAGAAAAAGAGGGGCAAGGGGAATAGGAGACAAGGGGAATAGGAGGCAAGGGGAATAGGAGAGGGGAATAGGAGAGGGGAATAAAAATGTGGGATACAATATGATACTAAAACCTTATAACAATAAAAGGCTTTTTCTGATAAATTTTGGGAACCGTTAACTTTCGCAGAAACGAATCGCACCTTAGAAAGCTTCTGGCAACATTTTGCGAAGACAGACCAGGCTATCTGCCGTTCCCCGTTGGACATCTTCAACGGTTTCATATTCAATCGTCCAATACCCTTGATAACCAGAGTTTAATAGCTCCTTAATAATGGGCTTCCAAACGATTTCTCCCTCGCCAAAAGCACAGTATTCTGTGCCACCGTTGCTCCACCGAACATCTTTCCAATGCGTGTAATTCACCCAAGGCAAGATATAGCGTAGCGCCATTAAGGGATCAACACCTTCTTTCAAAAAGTTTGCTGGGTCAAAATTTACACCAACAGCAGGGCTTTTTATCCCTTCCATAATCTTTGCTGTCTGTTGACCATTAACTGTAAGTCCTCCATGATTTTCTATAGCCAGCTTAATTCCATGTTCTTGGGCATAATCTCCTACCCGGTTAAAGGCGTAATGGAGGCGGTTAAGAACTTCTGAAGAAATATTTTCTCTTACACTATCACCTGTAAAAATCCTCACGACCTCTGCTTTCAACCGCTTGGCTATGTCCACAAAACGTTGAACTTTCTGAATCTGCTCTTTCAAATCTAATTGATCCATCAACGTAAAGTCATTATTGGCTGCTATGCAGACTACGCCCACACCAATCTCCTCAGCCCAACTCGCAACCCGATCTACTTCCTCGTCACTGCAACTATCAAGCAGATGTTTCGGTGTTGTAGAATCTACATTAACCTCTACTGACTTTATCCCTAAATTAGCAACTAAACGGAAGTATTCTGGGATTTCTAACTCTCTATAACCCCATGCAGCACAGGCAAATTTAACTGGGTTGTTATTAGGATTTGACATCATGTAGCTTTACACTATTGAGTAGAATGTATCTTTGACTTTAAGATTAACTATTTTCTGATGGGGCAGTATGAAGCACAGTTTGGGCTAGAACTGTAATAACTGCGCTCAGGATAACAATAATCCCTAAAGCACCTCGGAGCTCAATCACATCGGCAGCGAACCCGATCAAGGGTGGGCCACAGAGAAATCCACAGTAGCCCGCAGTTGTTACTGCTGCCAAGGCAATACCCGGAGCTATTCCTGGGGTCAGTCCGGCTGCACTCAGTACAATCGGCACAATGGAAGCTAAACCCATGCCAACGCAGGCAAAGCCGATCAGTGCTGTAACAGGCTGGGCAATCAGTAAAGATAACCCCAATCCACCACCAGCCACAAGACCACCCAGGCGTATCATCCAGACTGAACCCAACTTTTGGGTCAGGCCATCACCTAGAAAACGACCTACAGCCATCGTCATTGAAAAGACTGCGTATCCAGCAGCAGCCAGTCCAGGGCCAGTGTTAAGTGTATTCTGGAGATAGATCGCACTCCAGTCCGCCATCGCACCTTCCCCCAGCAGACCACAGAACGCCACTATCGACATCCCCAAGAGTATCCCCGTTGGTAGAGCAAATACTGGTTCTTCATCAT
Encoded here:
- a CDS encoding sugar phosphate isomerase/epimerase family protein; its protein translation is MMSNPNNNPVKFACAAWGYRELEIPEYFRLVANLGIKSVEVNVDSTTPKHLLDSCSDEEVDRVASWAEEIGVGVVCIAANNDFTLMDQLDLKEQIQKVQRFVDIAKRLKAEVVRIFTGDSVRENISSEVLNRLHYAFNRVGDYAQEHGIKLAIENHGGLTVNGQQTAKIMEGIKSPAVGVNFDPANFLKEGVDPLMALRYILPWVNYTHWKDVRWSNGGTEYCAFGEGEIVWKPIIKELLNSGYQGYWTIEYETVEDVQRGTADSLVCLRKMLPEAF